Part of the Arthrobacter gengyunqii genome is shown below.
CCTGCGGGAGTTCGGTGCCGGAGTTGCCTCCCGCGGGTCCGCCCTTACCGGCGTGGTAGGCGACGGTGAGACCGTGCCCAGCCTCAGCCTGGACCTGCACTGCGACTGGCTGGACCAGCAGGCGGCATCGGGCATCGCTGCCTTCTACTGGGGCCTGCCCGGAACCGGTGAACCGCGTTCCCCCATTGGCCACCGCGCCGCCATCCTGCTGATGAAGGAGCTGGCTGCCAGAACCGGCATGGACAGCCTCGGTGTCCATGGACGCACCTGGGACACCCTGAAACTCTCCGGTATTCCGTCGGTGGGCCTGGACTTGGGCTACCTAAGTAACCGCGGTGACGCGGATCGCCTTGCTGATCCGGTGTTCCGTCAAACAGTTGCCGATTCCATCGTGATAGGCATCCAGCGGCTCTACCTGCTCGAGGAAGAGGACCAGCCCACGGGTACCCTTGCCCTGGACGATGTCTCCCGCTTCAATCCCGTCGACGAGCCCGCAGAACAGCGGGTGGGCGGGCTCTAGACCCCGTTCCACCGCACAGCACGGCGACGGCGGCATCCTTGACAGGGGTGCCGCCGTCGCCGTTTTTCGTTTGCCCCCAAAACGCCTGGGCCCAGCTGCCGGCAGTGCGTGCTACCTGTCCGCACCCTACCGGCCGGTACTTCAACAGGTGTCGCGCCGCGAGTTACCGGGCATAGAACCAGTACCAGCTACGCGTGCCGCGGCCAACCCCTTTTCCTAACCTGAACTAGTCGGTTCGGACATGAAGTCCAGGCCAGAAGAACCCCTGCCTCGGCGGGTACACCGGTGGCCGTTTTGGTGCGGATTTGCGCGCACAGTCTCAGACCATTTTTTGAATTCAGACGATTTTTACTGACAAGACAGGGGGTCCGGCCGTGGCTCTGCAAGAAGCCCATTTCCATCTGCCGGGAACACCACACCACCAGCCGCGTGCTTCCGGCTCCACTTCAGGAGGAGCAGCAGTCATGACTGCCACCAGAGGCGCCCCCCCTGCCCTGTCGGCCCCCGAGCCGCAGGAGCAGGCCCAGACGGAGCACGAGCTGTCCAGGGGAACCTGCCGCCGTTGCGCGGAAGTCCAGCACGGGGGTCCGTCGTGAAACTGAGCAACGACCTCCGCCGGAAGCCGCTCGCGCAGGCAGTCGAGGAGCCCCGGTCGCCTGTACGAGTGATTGCGATCATCCCTGCCCACAACGAGGAGATCGGGATCGCACAGACTATCGACAGCCTGCGTCGCCAGACTCAGGCCCCCGACCAGATCCTCGTGGCGGCAGACAACTGCACCGACGGCACCGTGGACATCGCCAAAGCCATGGGGGTGGAAGTTCTGGAAACCTGGGACAACACTGCCAAGAAGGCGGGGGCGCTCAATCAGGCGCTCGCCATGGTCCTCCCTGGTCTCCAGCCTCATGATGTCGTGCTGATGATGGATGCGGACAGCCGTCTTAATCGCGACTTCGTCGCTGCCGGCATGGCTTACTTCGAGCACTGGCCGCTACGGGGTGGGATCAGCGGCTCCTACCTGGCCGCCGACCACCCGTCACGCGTGGCCCTGCTGCAGAAGATCGAGTACACCCAGGGCCTGCGCACGGTGCACCGCCGTGCTGGGCGCATCCATGTGCTGTCGGGCGCAGCCACCATCTTCACAGTGGAAGCACTGCGCAAGGTGGCCGAGATGCGCGGTGGCAGCGTCATTCCCGGAGTGAAGGGACTGGTGTATGACGAGTCCTCCCTCACGGAGGATTACGAGCTGACCGTGGCACTGAAGCGTGTGGGCTACGACCCGCGGTGCGCCGCCGATTGCATCGTCGACACCGATGTGATGCCGACGTGGCGCGATTGGAGAATCCAGCGACTGCGGTGGCAGCGGGGGACGCTGGAGACCCTGTTCACCTATGGATTCGTGGAACACACCCGCAAGGCGTGGGCGGTACAGGCATGGACCTACTTCCGCACCATCATCCCGGTGCTGATGCTGATGATCTGGAGCTATGCCCTGATCTTCGAGGAGGTGGCTTTCCATCCGTTCTGGCTGCTCATCATTCCGGTGTTCATGCTCGACCAGTTGGTGGCCACCTGGGACGCAGGGTGGAGGGCGCGAATCTACGCCACTCTCATCATCCCGCTGTGGATCTACGAGGCCTACCAGTCGATCGCGTACTGGAAGGCACTTCACCTTGCACTGCGCGGCGGCGAGAAAGAGTGGTTGACCTGATGGACACATTCCTGGGCCTCCTCGAGGAGGTCACCCACAACGGCTTCATGGCCGGCGTGGCCGGGCTGACGGTTCTCACACTGGCGGTCCTCGGCATCGCCGTGCGCCGCATCCTGCCCAAGCACGAACACGATGCCACTCTGCCTCCGAGGAGGAAGCGCTCATGACAGACACCCTCAACCGTCCGGCCGACGGGTACCATCGGCCGACGTGGAACGAGGCCGTCAGTCAGGCCCTGCCGCCCAAGCTGCAGGTCGAGAGCACACGACGCTGGGTGGGCCGCACCCCGCTGATCGTGCTGCTGGCACTGTTGTCCGTACTCAGCCTGCGGCTGTCCAACACCGCCTTCATCGATGAAGCGCTCTACATCAACGCAGGGCACGACTACCTCAAGCACTGGTTGACGGGCGACGGCGTTGAGACGTACGGCGACTCGTTTCCCGGCGTGCCGTTCGTCTACCCCGTGTTCGCTGCCGTGCTGGACACCATCGGAGGGCTCCTGCTGGTCCGGGGCTTCAGCCTGCTCTGCGTGCTGGCGGCGACCATCCTCGTCTACCGGACGCTGGCCTACCTGGGGTACCGGAGTGAGGGCATACTCGCGGCTACCGTCTTCGCGCTGACGGGTCCCGTGGTGTTCGCAGGTGCCCTGGCCACCTTCGACGCCCTGGTCATCGCCATGCTCGCTGCCGCCGTCTGGACAGGCGTCCAGACGGACTGGATCTCAGCCGTGGCCACCGGAATCATCCTCGGCCTGGTCCCTGTCATGAAGTACTCGGGCGCGATCTTCATCCCGGTCGTGCTCGTCGTGGTGTTCTTGGCCTCGCCACGCTGGCGCACAGCGCTCGTGGGCGTCATCGCCGTGGCCGTGCCTGGTGCCGCCTGGCTCGCCTGGTCGGATCAGATCGGCGCGGGTGTCACATCCCTGACCGATCGAAGCGTGCTCAGCCCACACTCGACGGACGAGTTGGTGGCATGGCTGGTGCTCGACATCGGAATCCTCATCCTCATCGCACTGGTGGGAGGGCTGCTGCTGGCCCGCCGAGGGCCGGGGCACGCGCTGGTGGCGCTGGCGCTGTTCGGCGGCGGCCTGGCGCTACCCGCCGCGCAACTGGTCCTGGGCGAGGGTTTCTCCTTCGAGAAGCACCTGGCGTACTCCGCGCTCTTCCTGGCACCCCTGGCCGGCTACGCACTGGCGAAGCTGTCCAGGAGCACATGGAAGCTGCTCCCGGTGGTGGTGCTGCTATCTACGACGCTGCTGTTCGGGGTCTCCCGCTCGGATGCCATGTACAACTCCTGGGTCAGCGTCCAGACCGTCGTGGATGTTATCGAGGACGACGCCAGGCCGGGTGTCTACATCTCCTCGGCGGCGGACTCCTTGAAGTACCATCTGCGCGACCGCCCCGAGATCATCTGGGAGACGACCTTCTCCCTCTATCCCCAGGGCGAGGGAGCCATCAGGGTGGCTGTGGAGGATCAAAGGTTCCAGTCCGTCATCCTTCGCTCTGCCAGCACCGGGGAACCCGATCAGGACGCAGGACAGGCCGTACTGCTTCAGGCTCTCCGGGACAGCGCATACTACGAGCTCACCGCCACCATGCCTGCCGGTGCTCATTCAGACACTGACATGTGGCTCGTCTTCACCAAGAAGGAGGCAGAGTGACTCTGACACGCCGCGGGATAACTGCAGTAGCCGCTTCGGCGGCTGCTGCCGTCGCCCTCGCCGGGACGTTCCAGGTGGTCATCCAGGATCACTCCGGCTCAGCATTTGCTGCCACCACCGCCACAACCCGGAGCGCTCCGATCACGGAGCGCGCGCTGGACAACGACTGCTCGGGCGGCCACGTCACCTTCACCTTCGATGACGGCCCGCGCGAGAACACCGAGAGGGTGCTCGACGCGCTCGATGGCTTCCGCATCGACGCCGTCTTCTTCTGGAACGGTCAGAGAATCAACGGGCGCGAGCACACCGTCACCCGTGCCGTTGCCGAGGGCCATGTCATCGGCAACCACTCCTGGGACCACGCCAACATGACGACCGGAGAATCGCCCGACGGCACCAAGGAGACCTGGAGTCCCGCGTGGGTGCGTAGTGAGTTGGAGCGGACGAACGAGGCCCTGATCGCTGCTGGCGCCCCTCGCCCGACGCTCTACCGCCCGCCCTACGGTGCGATCAACAAGCAGGTGGACGGGATGGCACAAGAGCTCGGCCTGCGTCTCGTGATGCCCTGGGGGTACCACGAGGAGGACAACATCGTGGATACCCAAGACTACGAGGGCGCGACCACCCAAGAGATCGTCGATGCCACGGTCCGAAGGATGCGGGCCGACTCGATCATCACGATGCATGACGGCCAAGGACAGGCGACACTCAACTCCGTCGACGCACTCCAGCCCATCGTGGATGCGATGAATGAGAGGAGACTGTGTGCCACCACGGAGATGCGCGAAGATACTACGGGTGGCATGCTCGAGATGTACGACTGAAGAGATCCCGGTGCCCGTCCGAGCCGGAACGAGAAGGAATCTCTTGTGACCAAGCTGCCCAACAAGGTCAACGCCGTCTACTGGACGCGCTGGAACGCTGACATCCGGCTCACGCAGGTCCCGCAGTCGTACAACGTGCTCTACCTGTTCGCCGCCGGCCGGTCGGGTGACGCAGGGGGGATCGGGTGGGACATGAACGACATCGACGCT
Proteins encoded:
- a CDS encoding glycosyltransferase, whose amino-acid sequence is MKLSNDLRRKPLAQAVEEPRSPVRVIAIIPAHNEEIGIAQTIDSLRRQTQAPDQILVAADNCTDGTVDIAKAMGVEVLETWDNTAKKAGALNQALAMVLPGLQPHDVVLMMDADSRLNRDFVAAGMAYFEHWPLRGGISGSYLAADHPSRVALLQKIEYTQGLRTVHRRAGRIHVLSGAATIFTVEALRKVAEMRGGSVIPGVKGLVYDESSLTEDYELTVALKRVGYDPRCAADCIVDTDVMPTWRDWRIQRLRWQRGTLETLFTYGFVEHTRKAWAVQAWTYFRTIIPVLMLMIWSYALIFEEVAFHPFWLLIIPVFMLDQLVATWDAGWRARIYATLIIPLWIYEAYQSIAYWKALHLALRGGEKEWLT
- a CDS encoding polysaccharide deacetylase family protein, which produces MTLTRRGITAVAASAAAAVALAGTFQVVIQDHSGSAFAATTATTRSAPITERALDNDCSGGHVTFTFDDGPRENTERVLDALDGFRIDAVFFWNGQRINGREHTVTRAVAEGHVIGNHSWDHANMTTGESPDGTKETWSPAWVRSELERTNEALIAAGAPRPTLYRPPYGAINKQVDGMAQELGLRLVMPWGYHEEDNIVDTQDYEGATTQEIVDATVRRMRADSIITMHDGQGQATLNSVDALQPIVDAMNERRLCATTEMREDTTGGMLEMYD
- a CDS encoding ArnT family glycosyltransferase, which produces MTDTLNRPADGYHRPTWNEAVSQALPPKLQVESTRRWVGRTPLIVLLALLSVLSLRLSNTAFIDEALYINAGHDYLKHWLTGDGVETYGDSFPGVPFVYPVFAAVLDTIGGLLLVRGFSLLCVLAATILVYRTLAYLGYRSEGILAATVFALTGPVVFAGALATFDALVIAMLAAAVWTGVQTDWISAVATGIILGLVPVMKYSGAIFIPVVLVVVFLASPRWRTALVGVIAVAVPGAAWLAWSDQIGAGVTSLTDRSVLSPHSTDELVAWLVLDIGILILIALVGGLLLARRGPGHALVALALFGGGLALPAAQLVLGEGFSFEKHLAYSALFLAPLAGYALAKLSRSTWKLLPVVVLLSTTLLFGVSRSDAMYNSWVSVQTVVDVIEDDARPGVYISSAADSLKYHLRDRPEIIWETTFSLYPQGEGAIRVAVEDQRFQSVILRSASTGEPDQDAGQAVLLQALRDSAYYELTATMPAGAHSDTDMWLVFTKKEAE